One Leisingera sp. M658 genomic window carries:
- a CDS encoding pirin-like C-terminal cupin domain-containing protein has protein sequence MNAEKGISLAPPEGQNVTVVVPDGEVSINGSAPLAGPATARLGNEGDIRLEAATSAKLLILSGEPIDEPVAAYGPFVMNTQDEIHQAISEFQSGKFGTL, from the coding sequence TTGAACGCGGAAAAAGGCATCTCCCTGGCACCGCCGGAGGGCCAGAACGTGACGGTAGTTGTCCCGGACGGCGAGGTGTCGATCAACGGTAGCGCCCCTCTGGCGGGCCCGGCAACAGCGCGTCTCGGGAACGAGGGGGACATCAGGCTGGAGGCTGCGACCAGCGCCAAGCTTCTGATCCTGTCAGGTGAGCCGATTGACGAGCCGGTTGCCGCCTATGGGCCCTTTGTGATGAACACCCAGGATGAAATCCATCAGGCGATTTCCGAATTTCAGTCCGGAAAGTTCGGCACTCTGTAA
- a CDS encoding VOC family protein, producing the protein MPSGLHHVTGITRNVQANVDFYTGFLGLRLVKQTGGYEDAEQLHLFYGDAQGAPGSVVTFLVWEDGAPGRTGDGQTGEIAFAVPPGSIGEWLTRAMEARVPLEHPVREFGETVLRLKDPDGIIVKLVGTDLEPRHPLPDPIAPTRLRAVTLFSGDPAATADFARQFGYRMDAVEGRIQRMVSDTDAIDIRDTRGFFSGIPGTGVFDHVAFRAPDAAAVREMRLSLARRHEPTNVHDRKYFLSLYVRDPAGLLVEYATDAPGFAVDEPSDHLGEQLLIPDHDTARAADLRVMLPQFARPGEPRMPKRSLPFVYRFHHPENPDGSIILLLHGTGGNEADLMPLAARLNPRATLLGVRGRATEEGVARFFRRFGVEAFDQKDIRAEARAFEAFLHAVVRGYELDAGAVTVLGYSNGANFAAAVMALHPGLIRRAILLRAIPVLEELPQVDLSSAQVLLLAGRDDPFSSEAPRLAQWFRDSGADIETEVIEAGHDISPTDLSSARAWLNR; encoded by the coding sequence TCAAACAAACAGGCGGCTATGAGGACGCCGAGCAACTGCACCTGTTTTATGGCGACGCGCAAGGCGCTCCGGGGTCGGTGGTGACTTTCCTGGTATGGGAGGACGGAGCACCAGGGCGCACCGGGGACGGCCAGACCGGCGAGATTGCCTTTGCCGTGCCGCCCGGCAGCATTGGTGAATGGCTGACACGCGCCATGGAAGCCAGGGTGCCGCTTGAACACCCTGTGCGCGAGTTCGGGGAGACCGTTCTGCGGCTGAAAGACCCCGACGGTATCATCGTGAAGCTTGTAGGTACGGATCTGGAACCCCGGCACCCTTTACCTGACCCGATTGCGCCCACCCGCCTGCGGGCCGTCACGCTGTTTTCCGGGGATCCTGCAGCAACAGCTGATTTTGCCCGGCAGTTCGGATACCGTATGGACGCGGTGGAAGGCCGGATACAGCGCATGGTGTCGGATACGGATGCGATCGATATCCGTGATACGCGCGGGTTCTTCAGCGGCATTCCCGGCACCGGCGTTTTTGACCACGTGGCCTTCCGCGCTCCGGATGCTGCGGCAGTGCGGGAGATGCGCCTGTCTTTGGCGCGGCGTCATGAGCCGACCAATGTCCATGACCGGAAATACTTCCTGTCGCTGTACGTCCGGGATCCGGCCGGTCTGCTTGTTGAATACGCAACCGACGCGCCCGGATTTGCGGTGGATGAACCGTCAGACCATCTGGGAGAACAGCTGCTGATACCGGACCATGACACCGCCCGTGCCGCAGACCTGCGCGTGATGCTGCCGCAATTTGCGCGCCCAGGCGAACCGCGGATGCCCAAGCGCTCTCTGCCCTTCGTGTATCGGTTTCACCATCCCGAAAACCCCGACGGCTCCATTATCCTTCTGCTGCACGGAACCGGCGGCAACGAGGCTGACCTGATGCCTCTGGCTGCGCGCCTCAATCCGAGGGCAACCCTGCTTGGCGTGCGCGGCCGTGCCACCGAAGAAGGCGTCGCCCGGTTCTTCCGGCGGTTTGGCGTTGAAGCCTTCGACCAGAAGGACATCCGCGCCGAGGCCCGGGCCTTTGAGGCCTTTCTGCACGCGGTGGTGCGGGGATATGAGCTGGACGCCGGGGCGGTGACGGTGCTGGGCTATTCCAATGGCGCGAATTTTGCGGCCGCAGTGATGGCGCTGCACCCCGGCCTGATCCGCCGCGCCATTCTGCTGCGGGCGATCCCTGTGCTCGAAGAGCTGCCACAGGTGGATCTGTCCTCGGCCCAGGTATTGCTGCTGGCCGGCCGCGATGACCCCTTCAGCTCCGAGGCACCGCGATTGGCCCAATGGTTCCGGGACAGCGGTGCGGATATTGAAACTGAGGTAATTGAGGCCGGCCATGATATTTCGCCTACCGATCTGAGCAGCGCGCGCGCCTGGCTGAACCGGTAG